The following proteins are encoded in a genomic region of Chryseobacterium cucumeris:
- a CDS encoding GNAT family N-acetyltransferase codes for MKLETQRLLLRDINESHVEDILRIRSNEVINRFVIRKSPENNYDALQFILTIKEKTKNNQTIYLGISLKDQPNLIGTICLWNFSEDRKTAEVGYELLPEYHRQGIMSEALKTVLDFGFDELHLQEIVAITNKFNESSKGLLLKHHFILQEGKPDEGFPDNIIFRLQKASRSPYQI; via the coding sequence ATGAAACTGGAAACCCAAAGATTATTACTGAGAGATATCAACGAAAGCCACGTTGAGGATATTTTGCGAATCCGAAGCAATGAGGTGATCAATCGGTTCGTTATAAGGAAATCTCCTGAAAATAACTACGATGCACTCCAGTTTATTCTGACGATTAAAGAAAAAACTAAAAATAACCAAACCATCTATCTGGGAATTTCTTTAAAAGATCAGCCGAACCTTATCGGAACCATCTGTCTCTGGAATTTTTCTGAAGACCGTAAAACAGCGGAAGTCGGTTATGAATTACTGCCCGAATACCACAGGCAGGGAATCATGTCTGAAGCTTTGAAGACCGTTCTGGATTTTGGATTTGACGAACTGCATTTACAGGAAATTGTAGCCATTACCAACAAATTCAATGAAAGCTCAAAAGGACTTCTTTTGAAACATCATTTCATTTTGCAGGAAGGAAAGCCGGATGAAGGTTTTCCGGATAATATTATTTTCAGACTACAAAAAGCCTCTCGCAGCCCTTATCAAATCTAG
- a CDS encoding endonuclease MutS2, with product MYIDKEDLDELEFPQLLAEISPFAYSPKTREKILQLRPMEIDEAELSLKKTSEYLSSFESSNAIPFDEYEDIESELKLMLIENYRLENAAFIKIKTITEQIGRLQKFFPTMPETFPTLLEEISVLEFRKEIIEKVDKVFNRFGEVKNEASPALKGIRTEIQLAKKAIQENFNRALTTYGQSDFLDDIRETIIDDQRVLAVKSGFKKRVAGRTLGISKTGSITYIQPDSVVKHYFKLRENEEEEKKEIDKVLRKLTAELAEFQPQLWRYQVYIFDLDLTRAKAKFGELINGVLPKINHHKTLRLKDAYHPLLWLRNKVENKTIHPQTLTLTEHNRIICISGPNAGGKSITLKTVGLLQLMIQSGILVPVHPKSEMFFFEKIMTDIGDNQSIENHLSTYSSRLKKMSGIIREADANTLLLIDEFGTGSDPELGGALAESFMEFFYDKKSFAIITTHYTNIKLVIEQLPNAQNAAMLFNEETLEPMYKLEVGQAGSSFTFEVAEKNKIPRFIIHSAKKKVEHDIVNLDKTIVKLQQEKFEVEKLKSDLAERKESVEDKRDNLQKLNDQLQQKLFNFQKLYEEEHRKLQFGNKIEAFIDSYTKGKSRKDVVKDFVKLLEQEKFRKLGTDKDESKRLQVVKRKITQQLKKEEVIEKIAETNEKLEEKRKTDRAVWMKIGQRVRITGSTSVGTIEKISRNKVIVNYGTFKTTIDADELERI from the coding sequence GTGTATATAGATAAAGAAGATTTAGACGAATTAGAGTTTCCGCAATTGCTCGCGGAAATCTCCCCATTTGCGTATTCTCCGAAAACCAGAGAAAAAATTCTTCAACTTCGTCCGATGGAAATTGACGAGGCGGAACTTTCATTAAAAAAAACGTCAGAATATCTGTCGAGTTTTGAAAGTTCAAATGCGATTCCGTTTGATGAATATGAAGATATTGAAAGTGAGCTGAAATTGATGCTGATCGAGAACTACCGTCTGGAAAATGCTGCTTTCATCAAAATAAAAACCATCACGGAACAGATCGGAAGACTTCAGAAATTCTTCCCAACCATGCCGGAAACGTTTCCTACTTTATTGGAAGAAATTTCTGTACTGGAATTCAGAAAAGAGATCATTGAGAAGGTGGATAAGGTTTTTAACCGTTTTGGTGAAGTAAAAAATGAAGCTTCTCCAGCTCTGAAAGGGATAAGAACTGAAATTCAGCTGGCTAAAAAGGCGATTCAGGAAAATTTCAACCGTGCGCTTACCACGTACGGACAGAGTGACTTTCTGGATGACATCCGGGAAACAATTATTGACGACCAAAGGGTTCTGGCAGTAAAGTCAGGATTCAAAAAAAGAGTTGCCGGAAGAACATTAGGAATTTCCAAAACAGGTTCCATCACATATATTCAGCCGGACAGTGTTGTAAAGCACTATTTCAAACTCCGTGAGAATGAAGAGGAAGAGAAAAAAGAAATTGATAAAGTTCTCCGTAAGCTTACAGCTGAACTGGCAGAATTTCAGCCTCAGCTGTGGAGATATCAGGTGTATATTTTTGACCTTGATCTTACGAGAGCTAAAGCGAAATTTGGTGAACTGATTAACGGCGTTCTTCCAAAAATCAATCATCATAAAACGCTGAGATTAAAAGATGCCTATCATCCTCTTTTATGGTTAAGAAACAAAGTAGAGAACAAAACCATTCACCCTCAAACACTTACCTTAACAGAACATAACAGAATCATCTGTATTTCCGGTCCGAATGCCGGTGGAAAGTCAATTACCCTGAAAACGGTAGGATTATTACAGCTGATGATTCAGAGTGGTATTCTGGTTCCGGTTCATCCAAAATCTGAAATGTTTTTCTTTGAGAAAATTATGACGGATATTGGCGATAACCAATCTATTGAAAACCACTTATCCACCTATTCATCAAGATTGAAGAAAATGTCAGGAATCATCCGTGAAGCAGACGCCAATACGCTATTGCTTATTGATGAGTTCGGTACAGGTTCTGATCCGGAGCTTGGTGGTGCCCTGGCAGAAAGTTTCATGGAGTTTTTCTATGATAAAAAGAGTTTTGCCATTATCACAACGCACTATACCAATATTAAACTGGTGATAGAACAGCTTCCCAACGCCCAGAATGCAGCCATGCTTTTCAATGAAGAAACACTGGAGCCGATGTATAAGCTTGAAGTGGGACAGGCAGGAAGTTCATTTACTTTTGAAGTTGCAGAAAAGAATAAAATTCCAAGATTTATCATCCATTCGGCCAAGAAAAAGGTAGAGCATGATATTGTGAATCTTGATAAGACGATTGTAAAACTGCAGCAGGAAAAATTTGAGGTTGAGAAACTGAAATCCGATCTTGCCGAAAGAAAAGAATCCGTAGAAGATAAACGTGATAACCTTCAGAAACTGAATGACCAGCTTCAGCAGAAACTTTTCAATTTCCAGAAGCTGTATGAAGAGGAACACCGCAAACTTCAGTTCGGAAATAAGATTGAAGCATTCATCGACAGTTATACCAAAGGAAAATCCAGAAAGGATGTTGTAAAAGATTTTGTAAAGCTTCTTGAACAGGAAAAATTCCGAAAACTGGGAACAGATAAGGATGAATCCAAACGCCTGCAGGTTGTCAAGAGAAAAATCACTCAACAGCTGAAAAAAGAAGAAGTAATTGAAAAAATTGCTGAAACCAATGAAAAACTGGAAGAAAAGCGTAAAACCGATCGTGCTGTATGGATGAAAATCGGACAACGTGTCCGTATTACAGGAAGTACCAGTGTCGGAACCATTGAGAAAATTTCCAGAAACAAAGTGATTGTCAATTACGGAACTTTCAAAACCACAATTGACGCAGATGAACTTGAGAGAATTTAA
- a CDS encoding carboxypeptidase-like regulatory domain-containing protein — MKQNYLLITLCSLLLLANCKGDDSVTPEENPTKVISTGTVEGRVLAKNGTKPIGGALVFTTDGQSNVYHTYSNADGSFSLTAPEGKTTLHIQTGDGKNFRTELPLTIKKDETVTVAATDSKLDQIAKMAYIKGSYDEIEAIITSLGYTATEITYQDLKNINTISQYDIIFLNCGSRTYPQTGTSTPSNDTSVYNNLSTFVTNGGSLYSSDWASAYLVGGNTNTENCNAPGGFINDNLLCLQDTGTATTYMGCNVSNTALATALGFNTLDIQYDMGAWEKIQNYDPLFWDVLVQKGNEPLMIRTGHYTNPSAPQTPVGTSLNNNHITICHHTASGNNITITINQNAWNAHQAHGDTMGSCTGNSTSGNIYYTTFHNHASGNIGKAGPILEYVILNL, encoded by the coding sequence ATGAAACAAAACTACCTGTTGATCACGCTATGCAGCCTTCTGCTCTTAGCTAATTGTAAAGGAGACGACTCTGTTACTCCCGAAGAAAACCCCACAAAAGTAATATCCACAGGAACAGTGGAAGGCAGAGTATTGGCAAAAAACGGGACCAAACCGATTGGAGGGGCTCTTGTATTTACTACTGACGGCCAGAGCAATGTTTACCATACCTATTCCAATGCTGACGGAAGTTTCAGCTTAACAGCTCCTGAAGGCAAGACAACCCTTCACATTCAGACAGGTGACGGTAAAAATTTCAGAACAGAACTTCCTCTTACCATTAAGAAAGATGAAACAGTTACTGTAGCTGCCACAGATTCAAAATTGGATCAGATAGCAAAAATGGCTTATATAAAAGGGAGCTATGATGAAATTGAAGCCATTATAACCTCACTTGGATATACTGCCACTGAAATTACGTATCAGGATTTAAAAAATATCAATACGATTTCCCAGTATGATATTATTTTCCTGAATTGCGGATCCCGTACTTACCCCCAAACAGGAACTTCCACGCCATCCAATGATACCAGTGTTTATAACAATCTTTCCACCTTTGTAACTAATGGCGGAAGCCTTTACAGCTCAGACTGGGCTTCGGCTTATCTGGTAGGGGGAAATACAAATACTGAAAACTGTAATGCTCCGGGAGGTTTTATCAATGATAACCTTCTTTGTCTGCAGGATACAGGCACAGCCACCACTTATATGGGCTGTAACGTTTCAAACACGGCTTTGGCAACTGCATTAGGATTTAATACCCTGGACATTCAATATGATATGGGCGCATGGGAAAAAATTCAAAACTATGACCCTTTATTCTGGGATGTTCTGGTACAAAAAGGTAACGAACCTCTGATGATAAGAACAGGACATTATACCAATCCTTCTGCCCCACAGACTCCTGTAGGAACTTCTTTAAACAACAACCACATCACCATCTGTCATCACACAGCCAGTGGAAATAACATCACCATTACCATCAACCAGAATGCCTGGAACGCACATCAGGCACATGGAGATACCATGGGATCCTGCACAGGAAACTCTACCAGCGGAAATATCTACTATACCACCTTCCATAACCACGCAAGCGGAAATATCGGTAAAGCAGGACCGATTCTGGAATACGTAATCTTAAATTTGTAA
- a CDS encoding ATP-binding cassette domain-containing protein: MSRLHVDSVTKSFNERKILQDIYIGCETGQIIGLLGRNGSGKSTLLKIIFGTEYGDTQFIKYDNTILKSISDRKNRIAYLPQDLFLPKNIKIKNLVPLFCNQKNTELLFTSEFVQPFLHEKPKNLSKGEQRIIETLMIIYSEADFVLLDEPFHSLSPKISAALKAAIIEQSAYKGFIISDHNYQEVLDISHQIFLLREGYLKQIQDLNELQRYNYLPKSI; the protein is encoded by the coding sequence ATGAGCAGACTGCATGTTGATAGCGTAACCAAATCTTTTAATGAGAGGAAAATTCTGCAGGATATTTATATAGGATGCGAAACAGGACAAATCATAGGCCTGTTGGGCAGAAATGGAAGCGGGAAATCAACCCTGTTAAAAATTATCTTCGGAACTGAATATGGCGATACTCAGTTTATAAAATATGACAACACTATTCTGAAAAGCATTTCCGACAGAAAAAACAGAATTGCTTACTTGCCACAAGATCTTTTTTTACCCAAAAATATAAAAATAAAAAACCTGGTTCCTCTTTTTTGTAATCAAAAGAATACTGAGCTGCTTTTTACATCAGAATTCGTACAGCCTTTCCTTCATGAAAAGCCTAAAAACCTTTCCAAAGGTGAACAGAGAATTATTGAAACTTTGATGATTATTTATTCTGAAGCTGATTTTGTTTTACTGGACGAACCTTTCCATAGTCTTTCTCCGAAAATTTCTGCAGCATTGAAAGCTGCAATCATTGAACAGTCTGCGTATAAGGGATTCATTATTTCTGACCATAATTATCAGGAAGTTCTTGATATTTCACACCAAATATTTCTTTTGCGTGAAGGCTATCTGAAACAAATACAAGATTTAAATGAACTGCAACGGTATAATTATCTTCCGAAAAGCATTTAA
- a CDS encoding XAC2610-related protein: MNILNKYRHLSVFLLGPLCFGQYQFEIKNVSKNYDAVIQTENCYDDRCGGKGTVELFDHKNSKVQTFVSDDLVVYAEQGQKLVRGKLIPLSKDQRSVIVDDFNFDGTEDVAIRNGNMGNYSSASYDVYVFNTTRMAFVKSEELTDLGSNGFDFFETDAKRKRLISYGKSGCCRIFTTEYTVIPNKGLERVLEKEEDMTNEDQVKVITKEKINNKWITRTKVYPSDQYNRNKK; this comes from the coding sequence ATGAATATTTTAAATAAGTACAGGCACTTATCAGTATTTCTTTTGGGACCGCTCTGTTTCGGGCAATATCAGTTTGAAATTAAAAATGTATCAAAGAACTATGATGCAGTCATTCAGACAGAAAACTGTTACGATGACCGATGTGGAGGAAAAGGAACGGTGGAACTGTTTGACCATAAAAACAGCAAAGTACAGACTTTTGTTTCTGATGATCTTGTTGTATATGCGGAACAAGGCCAAAAACTGGTTCGCGGGAAATTGATTCCGCTTTCAAAGGATCAGCGTAGTGTAATTGTAGATGATTTTAATTTTGACGGCACCGAAGATGTAGCGATAAGAAACGGAAATATGGGAAATTACAGTTCGGCTTCTTATGATGTTTATGTATTCAATACTACAAGAATGGCATTTGTAAAAAGTGAAGAACTTACAGACCTGGGCTCAAACGGTTTTGATTTTTTTGAAACAGATGCTAAACGAAAGCGTCTTATTTCCTACGGTAAGTCCGGTTGTTGCAGGATTTTTACAACAGAATATACCGTTATTCCGAACAAAGGGCTGGAGAGAGTGCTGGAAAAAGAGGAGGATATGACCAATGAGGATCAGGTAAAGGTCATAACGAAAGAAAAGATCAATAATAAATGGATTACCAGAACAAAGGTATATCCGTCAGATCAATATAACAGAAATAAAAAGTAA
- a CDS encoding DUF456 domain-containing protein: protein MDTTIINIFCLILLFIGILGTFLPVLPGLLLSICGLLIYKFGTDADLPMIYIWAFGILTAASVVLSYVIPAKTNRKYGGTRWGSIGSVIGTIVGIFLPIPLGFLIGMFAGVFIGELLHDSKDMNKALQSTKGALIGFIYGTGFSFVVGVAMFLVVLLDMFNVI, encoded by the coding sequence ATGGATACAACGATTATTAATATTTTCTGCCTTATTTTATTATTTATAGGAATATTAGGAACTTTTCTTCCTGTATTACCTGGTCTTTTACTGAGTATCTGCGGACTGTTGATCTATAAATTCGGGACAGATGCGGATCTTCCGATGATTTATATCTGGGCCTTCGGAATTCTTACGGCAGCTTCTGTAGTGTTAAGCTATGTGATTCCGGCAAAGACTAACAGAAAATACGGAGGCACCCGTTGGGGAAGCATTGGTTCTGTTATCGGAACTATTGTCGGGATATTTCTTCCGATTCCATTGGGATTTCTGATAGGAATGTTTGCAGGGGTATTTATTGGTGAATTACTTCACGACAGTAAGGATATGAATAAGGCTTTACAATCTACCAAAGGAGCACTGATTGGATTCATTTACGGAACCGGATTCAGCTTTGTGGTTGGAGTGGCAATGTTTTTGGTAGTATTACTTGATATGTTCAACGTCATTTAA
- a CDS encoding acyltransferase family protein has translation MKNEIKSLTGLRGVMALWVTFFHFFDFKNEILQHIIGKGYLAVDVFFVLSAFLLTVSYSDTFKNLEIKRVVTFYKKRVNRIYPVYFISMILIILLAGKISWFTFFINAGLVQCFFNPDRLLNIVYWSLSTEWMCYLIFPFMLYLIIRYKIRGEILIVAGLLLRVALPHFPDMYFNEGAVSMWKSSKYLDIPYGVNSLIRTIASYFFGIGVALLPEFKIKGRWPVNAVFVLSLLLLFTTRGLVFIPFLSALMIRQLYTGEKNYLQMFLETRPVYILGNISYSLYIIHYIVKNQNFIIVGLPLVNTLLLITFSLMLSYFSYMLIERKVKIFKV, from the coding sequence ATGAAAAATGAAATAAAATCTTTAACGGGACTTAGAGGAGTAATGGCGTTATGGGTGACTTTTTTTCATTTTTTTGATTTTAAAAACGAAATTCTTCAGCATATTATAGGAAAAGGATACCTTGCTGTTGATGTCTTTTTTGTATTAAGTGCTTTTCTGCTAACAGTTTCCTATTCTGATACGTTTAAAAACTTAGAAATTAAAAGAGTAGTGACGTTTTATAAAAAAAGAGTCAATAGAATTTATCCTGTTTATTTTATTTCAATGATTTTGATTATTCTGTTGGCAGGAAAAATTTCATGGTTTACATTTTTTATCAATGCCGGATTGGTACAGTGTTTTTTTAATCCAGACCGTCTGTTGAATATCGTTTATTGGTCTCTGAGTACAGAATGGATGTGCTATCTGATATTTCCTTTCATGCTCTATCTGATCATTCGCTATAAAATCCGTGGTGAAATCCTGATTGTTGCAGGTCTGCTTTTAAGGGTGGCACTTCCACATTTTCCTGATATGTATTTTAACGAGGGGGCTGTCAGTATGTGGAAATCTTCAAAATACCTTGATATTCCCTACGGAGTAAATTCTTTAATCAGAACAATAGCTTCTTATTTTTTTGGAATCGGAGTTGCTTTGCTCCCGGAATTTAAAATAAAAGGCCGCTGGCCTGTAAATGCTGTATTCGTGCTATCCTTACTATTATTGTTTACGACAAGAGGACTGGTTTTTATTCCATTCTTATCAGCATTGATGATCAGACAATTATATACAGGTGAAAAAAATTATCTTCAGATGTTCTTGGAGACCAGGCCTGTTTATATTTTAGGGAATATCTCGTATTCATTGTATATTATACATTATATCGTTAAAAATCAGAATTTTATAATAGTAGGTCTGCCACTTGTTAATACCCTTTTATTGATCACTTTTTCACTAATGCTGTCTTACTTTTCCTATATGCTGATTGAAAGAAAAGTAAAGATATTTAAGGTATAA
- a CDS encoding uracil-DNA glycosylase: MTWTEILAPIKSTEYFTTLWEKVKNEYATTKVFPPKNQIFRALELTAFDDVEVVIIGQDPYHNDYQANGLCFSVSEQVAAPPSLKNIFIELKDDLGVVRTSKELDDWGSQGVLLLNATLTVRAHSPNSHKDLGWEKFTNFIIKEISDKKENVVFVLWGAFAQKKAELIDPAKHFILKSAHPSPFSVHRGFFGSKPFSKINEYLVSKGKKPISW; encoded by the coding sequence ATGACCTGGACAGAAATTTTAGCCCCAATAAAAAGTACGGAATACTTTACAACCCTTTGGGAGAAAGTGAAGAATGAATATGCAACAACCAAAGTTTTTCCACCAAAAAATCAGATCTTCAGAGCATTGGAACTTACTGCTTTTGATGATGTTGAAGTCGTGATTATTGGGCAGGATCCTTACCATAATGATTATCAGGCGAATGGTTTATGCTTTTCTGTTTCCGAACAGGTTGCAGCACCGCCATCCCTTAAAAATATTTTTATTGAGTTAAAAGATGATCTGGGAGTTGTAAGAACTTCCAAAGAACTTGATGATTGGGGAAGCCAGGGTGTTTTACTGTTGAATGCTACCTTAACGGTTCGTGCGCATTCACCCAATTCCCATAAAGACCTTGGCTGGGAAAAATTTACCAACTTTATTATTAAGGAAATTTCAGATAAAAAAGAGAATGTCGTGTTTGTATTGTGGGGCGCTTTTGCACAAAAAAAAGCCGAACTCATAGATCCGGCTAAACATTTTATTCTGAAATCGGCACACCCTTCACCCTTTTCTGTGCACAGAGGTTTTTTTGGAAGCAAGCCTTTCTCAAAAATTAATGAGTATCTTGTTTCCAAAGGGAAGAAGCCTATTTCGTGGTAG
- a CDS encoding HD domain-containing protein gives MKIQKEIDFILAVDALKNVQRRNYNADDSRRENTAEHSWQIIILAQILYPYAKNRADIDLLRVIRMLSIHDLVEIEAGDTFIFDEKAMVGKFEREKASAQKIFGILDEPLRTEFFNLWLEFEEEKTPDAIFACGIDRIMPFILNSHTTGKSWTEAGVTERQIRNMLENAISRASDEMGEAFELLLNRSLETEKVLK, from the coding sequence ATGAAAATTCAGAAAGAGATAGATTTTATTCTGGCAGTAGATGCGCTTAAAAATGTACAACGAAGAAATTATAATGCAGACGATTCCCGAAGAGAGAATACGGCTGAACATTCCTGGCAGATCATTATTCTTGCCCAGATCCTTTATCCATATGCTAAAAACCGAGCTGATATTGATTTGCTAAGAGTGATAAGAATGCTTTCCATTCATGATCTTGTGGAAATAGAAGCCGGAGACACTTTTATTTTTGATGAAAAAGCTATGGTCGGAAAGTTTGAAAGAGAGAAAGCTTCAGCCCAAAAGATCTTTGGAATTCTGGATGAGCCTTTACGTACAGAATTTTTTAACCTGTGGCTGGAGTTTGAGGAAGAGAAAACACCGGATGCTATTTTTGCCTGTGGAATCGATAGAATTATGCCGTTTATTTTAAATTCCCATACTACAGGAAAGAGCTGGACAGAAGCCGGAGTGACGGAAAGACAGATCCGGAATATGCTTGAAAATGCAATCAGCAGAGCATCAGACGAAATGGGAGAGGCTTTTGAACTTTTATTGAACAGAAGTCTGGAAACAGAAAAGGTATTGAAATAA
- a CDS encoding pyridoxine 5'-phosphate synthase produces MTKLSVNINKIATLRNARGGETPSVTEAAVKIQEFGGQGITIHPRPDERHITRKDVYDLKPLVTTEFNIEGNPHQDFIDMVLEVKPEQVTLVPDADDAITSNAGWDTKKHLDYLTEIIAEFKKVGIRTSVFLDPLPELVEYAAKTGADRIELYTEAYAKNYLTNKEQAIKPYYDTAVEATKFGLGINAGHDLSLENLKYFSDTIPNLLEVSIGHALISEALYMGLENTVQAYLKRLAKW; encoded by the coding sequence ATGACAAAACTAAGCGTAAACATTAATAAAATTGCGACGTTAAGAAATGCAAGAGGAGGTGAAACTCCAAGTGTTACAGAAGCTGCTGTAAAAATTCAGGAATTCGGAGGACAGGGGATTACCATCCATCCAAGACCTGATGAAAGGCATATCACAAGAAAAGATGTCTATGATCTGAAGCCGTTGGTTACGACTGAGTTTAATATTGAAGGAAATCCTCATCAGGATTTTATTGATATGGTATTGGAAGTGAAACCTGAACAGGTGACTCTTGTACCGGATGCTGATGATGCCATTACATCCAATGCCGGCTGGGATACCAAAAAACATCTCGATTACCTTACAGAGATCATTGCAGAATTTAAAAAAGTGGGAATCCGTACTTCTGTTTTCCTTGATCCTTTACCGGAGCTTGTAGAATATGCGGCCAAAACAGGAGCAGACAGAATAGAGCTGTACACTGAAGCTTATGCAAAAAACTATCTTACCAATAAAGAACAGGCTATAAAACCTTATTACGACACTGCTGTTGAAGCGACAAAGTTCGGGTTGGGAATTAATGCAGGACATGATCTGAGCTTAGAAAACCTGAAGTATTTCTCAGATACCATTCCGAACCTTCTGGAAGTATCTATCGGACATGCTTTGATTTCTGAAGCACTTTATATGGGATTGGAAAATACAGTTCAGGCTTATCTGAAGAGACTGGCAAAATGGTAA
- a CDS encoding mechanosensitive ion channel family protein gives MNDQLQETKNFIQELSEQLYIYITRISPAGLDWVFHIIVKLSLLLVLFLITDFIFKFIINSVFRLFHNEQKFPIVKSIYQSKITNSVAHFAALIAVAGIQGSIFPENALPKTTIFIIRCINLGLVLIVAGMLYRSLTAFRNYFSIKQDFYKIMALNAISETVKILGLFIFTVVGLCVIFGIKGTTIVGSLGAITAVLVLVFRDTILGFVTGLHVATSKNLKVGDWVSIPKYSIEGNITEINLLTTKITNFDKTVSTIPTYDLMTTEIKNMQVMSESNTRRIKKSIYFNINSFKFLTDEDVERLKEINLISDYLDERTSEIKKEKESLVHKDKIVNGRQLTNIGVFRYYAQKYIENDPDIDKNGTRMVRQLEITPQGLPLEVYCFANDSKWERFEQIQADIFDHLLVASKEFELQVMQVSVKV, from the coding sequence ATGAATGACCAGTTACAAGAAACCAAAAACTTTATACAGGAGCTGAGCGAGCAGCTTTACATCTATATCACCCGGATTTCACCAGCCGGGCTCGACTGGGTTTTTCATATCATTGTAAAACTGAGCTTACTTCTTGTCCTGTTTTTAATCACTGATTTTATTTTTAAATTCATTATCAATTCAGTATTCAGGTTATTTCATAATGAACAGAAGTTCCCGATCGTAAAATCTATTTATCAGTCGAAAATCACCAATTCTGTAGCCCATTTTGCTGCTTTGATTGCGGTTGCCGGGATCCAGGGATCTATATTTCCGGAAAATGCGCTGCCGAAGACCACTATTTTTATTATAAGATGTATCAATCTTGGGTTGGTCTTGATAGTAGCGGGAATGCTTTACAGATCACTGACCGCTTTCAGGAATTATTTCAGTATTAAACAGGATTTCTACAAAATAATGGCACTTAATGCCATTTCAGAAACTGTAAAGATTTTAGGACTTTTTATATTTACAGTAGTAGGACTTTGTGTGATTTTCGGGATCAAAGGAACCACTATTGTTGGAAGTCTGGGGGCTATTACAGCTGTTCTGGTATTGGTTTTCAGAGATACTATTTTAGGATTTGTTACAGGTCTTCACGTGGCTACTTCTAAAAACTTAAAAGTAGGGGATTGGGTAAGTATTCCCAAATATAGTATTGAAGGGAATATCACGGAGATCAATCTTTTGACGACTAAAATCACCAATTTTGATAAAACGGTTTCCACAATTCCAACCTATGATCTGATGACCACTGAGATCAAGAATATGCAGGTGATGTCTGAATCCAATACAAGAAGAATAAAAAAATCAATCTACTTTAATATCAATTCTTTTAAGTTCCTGACGGATGAAGATGTCGAGCGTTTAAAGGAAATTAACCTGATTTCAGATTATCTGGATGAAAGGACATCAGAGATCAAAAAAGAAAAGGAAAGCCTTGTACATAAAGATAAAATTGTGAATGGAAGACAGCTTACCAATATCGGTGTATTCCGCTATTATGCACAGAAATATATTGAAAATGATCCTGATATTGATAAAAACGGAACCCGGATGGTCCGCCAGCTGGAGATCACCCCACAAGGGCTTCCGCTTGAAGTATACTGTTTTGCCAATGATTCCAAATGGGAACGTTTTGAGCAGATACAGGCCGATATTTTTGACCATTTACTGGTGGCTTCAAAAGAATTTGAACTTCAGGTGATGCAGGTAAGCGTGAAAGTGTAG
- a CDS encoding acyl-CoA thioesterase, giving the protein MTTEERIEASETRIFKAVFPNTTNHYDTLFGGTAMQLMDEVAFITATRFARKRVVTVSSDKIDFKKPIPAGTIVELIGKVSYVGKTSMKVNVEIYTEQMYSYEREKAIVGDFTFVAIDEFKKPIQIL; this is encoded by the coding sequence ATGACTACAGAAGAAAGAATTGAAGCATCCGAAACCAGAATCTTTAAAGCGGTTTTCCCTAACACCACCAATCATTACGATACCCTTTTTGGAGGTACTGCCATGCAGCTGATGGATGAAGTAGCTTTTATTACCGCAACCCGTTTTGCCAGAAAAAGAGTGGTAACCGTGAGCAGTGATAAAATTGATTTCAAAAAACCTATTCCTGCCGGAACTATTGTGGAACTGATCGGAAAAGTTTCATACGTGGGAAAAACCAGTATGAAGGTGAATGTTGAAATTTACACTGAACAGATGTACTCCTATGAAAGAGAAAAAGCTATTGTAGGTGATTTTACTTTTGTAGCCATCGACGAATTCAAAAAACCAATCCAGATACTATAA